From Coffea arabica cultivar ET-39 chromosome 10e, Coffea Arabica ET-39 HiFi, whole genome shotgun sequence, one genomic window encodes:
- the LOC113710860 gene encoding uncharacterized protein codes for MAVVDDSFKKPGAVPFKWEVRPGLPKAQLQQPEQYEQKRRSFHCSPSFVLRQQLQEQLKEAANNTSDYGALPDTPTKLAPPPAGFCFQAEPRTRSFPSPSRTRSERYHFNNSTLAQPENVLSSGCFPTSPFLISMKNDRKKTKKQHKLKVRPESKSEPDSASDLGKLSPWSVSSRASMSPFWDSPFSSSFSSRRSSPRPVNDAEWAGFGLF; via the coding sequence ATGGCAGTGGTGGATGATTCATTTAAGAAGCCAGGGGCTGTTCCATTCAAGTGGGAGGTCCGACCCGGACTTCCAAAGGCCCAACTCCAACAACCCGAACAATATGAACAAAAAAGAAGATCTTTTCATTGCAGTCCTTCATTTGTTCTCAGACAGCAGCTGCAGGAACAACTAAAGGAGGCAGCAAACAATACTTCAGATTATGGTGCATTGCCTGACACTCCAACAAAACTTGCACCTCCACCTGCCGGATTCTGCTTTCAGGCGGAGCCCCGTACCCGATCCTTTCCGTCCCCTTCTCGAACCCGTTCGGAGCGGTACCATTTCAACAACTCCACTCTCGCACAACCCGAGAATGTATTATCCAGTGGATGCTTTCCAACATCTCCTTTTCTCATCAGCATGAAGAATgatagaaagaaaacaaagaagcaGCACAAGCTTAAGGTCCGACCTGAGTCCAAGTCCGAACCTGACAGTGCTTCGGATCTTGGAAAGTTGTCCCCTTGGTCAGTTTCAAGTAGAGCGTCCATGTCTCCTTTCTGGGAttctccattttcttcttcattttcatccCGCCGGTCATCACCCCGGCCGGTGAACGATGCCGAGTGGGCTGGCTTTGGGCTATTTTAG